A region from the Rosa rugosa chromosome 6, drRosRugo1.1, whole genome shotgun sequence genome encodes:
- the LOC133717819 gene encoding uncharacterized protein LOC133717819, with amino-acid sequence MSSWVGASSSSSPWPLRTSSSSSSYPSKFFKFHSCPPPPPPPPPFRPLCLAQSNHVGSDFKFVLHDALDSSGILTSHARDAREGFCSQIGKMSDIERQTSISINRHVDLGKTALYIAAEDDSLVSHSSVPLPVDAFISRFDDLSMDYCSHYNSSLKSSPERLLKSLENYLYIHKGFRRTNARHLLETRALYLHSVLTHRSGSTAMLSLIYSEILKMLRLWGLLDFDVEIFFPHDPHSLPRGYPKKKSKESDHAHIMTSQALLVEILRNLKDAFWPFQHDQSGNLFLRAARAANFIDASNVDEDSGFQLASAKAAQHRLDRGVWTSVNFGDMRRALSACERLILLEADSKELRDYSILLYHCGFYEQSLEFLKLYQDTKTRPQLRRSSNSSTNLEEDAVEKLMIRLKLILMEDGWSRPSYVRNFLGNSSDPW; translated from the exons ATGAGCAGCTGGGTtggagcttcttcttcttcttctccatggCCTCTCAggacctcttcctcttcctcctcctatccttccaaattcttcaaattccattcatgtcctcctcctcctcctcctcctcctccgttTCGTCCTCTCTGCCTCGCCCAATCCAACCACGTCGGCAGCGACTTCAAATTCGTGCTTCACGACGCTCTCGATTCTTCTGGAATCCTCACCTCTCACGCCAGA GATGCTAGGGAGGGATTCTGCTCGCAAATCGGCAAAATGTCTGATATAGAGAGGCAAACCAGCATTAGCATCAACCGCCACGTTGATTTAGGGAAAACTGCTCTTTATATTGCAGCAGAGGATGACTCCCTCGTGTCGCATTCGTCCGTTCCGCTTCCAGTGGATGCTTTTATCAGTAGATTTGATGATCTTTCTATGGACTATTGTTCTCACTACAACTCTTCATTGAAATCGTCGCCGGAGAGGTTGTTGAAGAGTTTGGAAAATTATTTGTACATACACAAG GGATTCCGAAGAACCAACGCAAGGCATCTCTTAGAAACACGAGCTCTATATCTCCATTCG GTTTTGACACATCGTTCAGGATCAACTGCAATGCTATCACTAATATACTCAGAAATTCTGAAAATGCTTCGCTTATGGGGACTTTTGGATTTTGATGTGGAGATATTCTTTCCTCACGATCCTCATAGTCTTCCAAGAGGCTAtcccaaaaagaaaagcaaGGAATCTGATCATGCACACATAATGACATCACAAGCCCTTTTGGTTGAG ATTCTAAGAAATTTGAAGGATGCTTTCTGGCCTTTTCAGCATGATCAATCAGGGAATTTATTCTTAAGGGCTGCACGGGCTGCTAACTTCATTGATGCATCAAATGTTGATGAAGACAG TGGCTTTCAGCTTGCATCTGCTAAGGCTGCTCAACATAGGCTAGATCGTGGTGTTTGGACCAGTGTTAATTTTGGGGATATGAGGCGTGCATTATCTG CTTGCGAACGTCTTATTCTCCTCGAAGCTGATTCAAAGGAATTGAGAGATTATAGCATTCTTCTCTACCATTGTGGATTTTATGAGCAATCACTTGAATTTTTAAAGTTGTATCAGGACACAAAG ACTCGCCCACAACTTAGACGATCATCTAATTCATCAACCAATCTAGAGGAAGATGCTGTAGAGAAGTTGATGATACGCCTTAAACTAATTTTGATGGAGGATGGTTGGAGCAGGCCTTCATATGTAAGAAACTTTCTTGGTAACAGCTCTGATCCATGGTAG
- the LOC133718625 gene encoding protein LONG AFTER FAR-RED 3 isoform X1: MKSSLLLLSAFAALLLAIFASLNPNRQWFSWRSPAADLVVKNAKIYTVDESLPLADSMAVRNGRILRIGSYSSVQDMVGYGTKELDLKGKIVVPGFIDSHVHLIFGGLQMMRVELHGINLKDEFVKRIKEAVRNAKQGSWILGGGWNNDLWGGELPLASWIDDITPYNPVFLSRMDGHMSLANSVALKLGGITKSSEDPNGGTIMKTTSGEPTGLLIDSAMELILPLIPEVSVEERREALRKASNHALMRGVTTVVDVGRYFPGTSVKDSWEDFSDVYQWADLSGKMTIRVCLFFPLETWSRLRDLINNVGQSMSQWIYLGGVKAFADGSLGSRSALFYEPYVDEPHNYGLQVGDYESLHNLTLASDRVGLQVAIHAIGDRANDLILDMYESVISKNGVKDRRFRIEHAQHLAPGTPARFGKLGIVASVQMEEVFSSILDRCFHPEHLLADAKSVNKKLGIDRAQRSYLFQSLLGSNVELAFGSDWPVVDINPLGGIKTAMKRIPPAWDIAWVPSESVSLNDSLKAYTLSAARACFLDSDLGSLSPGKLADFVVLSIYSWDDFVAEGSASIDATYVGGVQAYP; this comes from the exons ATGAAGTCTTCTCTCCTACTCCTCTCAGCTTTTGCTGCTCTCCTCCTCGCCATTTTCGCTTCTCTCAATCCCAACCGCC AGTGGTTCAGTTGGAGGTCACCGGCGGCGGACTTGGTGGTGAAGAATGCCAAGATATACACCGTCGACGAGTCTCTCCCCTTGGCCGATTCCATGGCCGTTCGCAACGGAAGGATTCTCCGGATTGGAAGCTACTCCTCAGTTCAG GATATGGTAGGGTATGGGACTAAAGAGTTAGATCTTAAGGGAAAAATTGTAGTCCCTGGATTTATTGATTCCCATGTGCATCTGATCTTTGGTGGACTGCAG ATGATGCGTGTAGAACTACATGGCATAAACTTAAAAGATGAATTTGTGAAGAGGATCAAAGAAGCTGTGAGAA ATGCAAAACAAGGTTCCTGGATTTTGGGCGGTGGATGGAACAATGATCTATGGGGAGGGGAGTTGCCATTGGCTTCCTGGATTGACGATATTACACCTTATAATCCT GTCTTTCTATCAAGAATGGATGGGCATATGAGCTTAGCTAATTCAGTGGCACTCAAGTTGGGTGGGATTACTAAATCATCAGAGGATCCAAATGGTGGAACCATCATGAAAACCACCAGTGGAG AACCTACTGGACTGTTGATTGATTCTGCAATGGAACTTATCCTTCCACTCATTCCAGAGGTCTCAGTAGAGGAGCGGAGGGAAGCTTTGCGTAAAGCCAGCAATCATGCCTTGATGAGGGGTGTGACGACAGTTGTTGACGTTGGTAGATACTTTCCTGGGACTTCTGTAAAAGATTCCTGGGAAGATTTTTCAG ATGTGTATCAATGGGCTGATTTGTCAGGGAAGATGACGATCAGGGTCTGCTTATTTTTCCCACTGGAGACTTGGTCACGTTTACGT GATCTTATTAACAATGTTGGCCAATCTATGAGCCAGTGGATTTATTTGGGTGGGGTTAAAGCATTTGCTGATGGGTCTTTGGGTTCTCGTAGCGCACTTTTCTATGAG CCGTATGTTGATGAGCCTCATAATTATGGCTTACAAGTAGGAGATTATGAAAGTCTCCACAACCTGACCTTAGCATCAGATAGAGTTGGGCTTCAG GTTGCTATTCATGCTATAGGCGATCGAGCAAATGACTTGATCCTCGACATGTATGAGTCAGTCATTTCAAAAAACGGAGTGAAGGATCGAAGATTCAGG ATTGAGCATGCGCAGCATCTGGCACCTGGGACACCAGCCAGATTCGGTAAACTAGGGATTGTTGCTTCAGTACAG ATGGAGGAAGTCTTTTCTTCTATCTTGGATAGGTGTTTCCAT CCAGAGCACCTGTTAGCTGATGCCAAGTCTGTAAACAAAAAGCTTGGGATAGACAGGGCTCAGAGATCATATTTATTCCAGTCACTCTTGGGTAGCAATGTAGAATTGGCATTTGGCTCCGACTGGCCA GTTGTAGACATTAATCCTTTAGGTGGTATTAAGACGGCAATGAAAAGGATACCCCCGGCTTGGGATATTGCTTGGGTTCCATCAGAGAGCGTTTCTCTGAATGACTCACTGAAAGC GTATACTCTTTCAGCTGCTCGTGCATGCTTTCTTGACAGTGATCTGGGATCTTTGTCCCCTGGAAAACTGGCAGATTTTGTCGTACTTTCCATATATTCATGGGATGACTTTGTGGCAGAAGGATCTGCATCCATTGACGCAACTTATGTTGGTGGTGTACAAGCCTATCCGTGA
- the LOC133718625 gene encoding protein LONG AFTER FAR-RED 3 isoform X2, with amino-acid sequence MKSSLLLLSAFAALLLAIFASLNPNRQWFSWRSPAADLVVKNAKIYTVDESLPLADSMAVRNGRILRIGSYSSVQDMVGYGTKELDLKGKIVVPGFIDSHVHLIFGGLQMMRVELHGINLKDEFVKRIKEAVRNAKQGSWILGGGWNNDLWGGELPLASWIDDITPYNPVFLSRMDGHMSLANSVALKLGGITKSSEDPNGGTIMKTTSGEPTGLLIDSAMELILPLIPEVSVEERREALRKASNHALMRGVTTVVDVGRYFPGTSVKDSWEDFSDVYQWADLSGKMTIRVCLFFPLETWSRLRDLINNVGQSMSQWIYLGGVKAFADGSLGSRSALFYEPYVDEPHNYGLQVGDYESLHNLTLASDRVGLQVAIHAIGDRANDLILDMYESVISKNGVKDRRFRIEHAQHLAPGTPARFGKLGIVASVQPEHLLADAKSVNKKLGIDRAQRSYLFQSLLGSNVELAFGSDWPVVDINPLGGIKTAMKRIPPAWDIAWVPSESVSLNDSLKAYTLSAARACFLDSDLGSLSPGKLADFVVLSIYSWDDFVAEGSASIDATYVGGVQAYP; translated from the exons ATGAAGTCTTCTCTCCTACTCCTCTCAGCTTTTGCTGCTCTCCTCCTCGCCATTTTCGCTTCTCTCAATCCCAACCGCC AGTGGTTCAGTTGGAGGTCACCGGCGGCGGACTTGGTGGTGAAGAATGCCAAGATATACACCGTCGACGAGTCTCTCCCCTTGGCCGATTCCATGGCCGTTCGCAACGGAAGGATTCTCCGGATTGGAAGCTACTCCTCAGTTCAG GATATGGTAGGGTATGGGACTAAAGAGTTAGATCTTAAGGGAAAAATTGTAGTCCCTGGATTTATTGATTCCCATGTGCATCTGATCTTTGGTGGACTGCAG ATGATGCGTGTAGAACTACATGGCATAAACTTAAAAGATGAATTTGTGAAGAGGATCAAAGAAGCTGTGAGAA ATGCAAAACAAGGTTCCTGGATTTTGGGCGGTGGATGGAACAATGATCTATGGGGAGGGGAGTTGCCATTGGCTTCCTGGATTGACGATATTACACCTTATAATCCT GTCTTTCTATCAAGAATGGATGGGCATATGAGCTTAGCTAATTCAGTGGCACTCAAGTTGGGTGGGATTACTAAATCATCAGAGGATCCAAATGGTGGAACCATCATGAAAACCACCAGTGGAG AACCTACTGGACTGTTGATTGATTCTGCAATGGAACTTATCCTTCCACTCATTCCAGAGGTCTCAGTAGAGGAGCGGAGGGAAGCTTTGCGTAAAGCCAGCAATCATGCCTTGATGAGGGGTGTGACGACAGTTGTTGACGTTGGTAGATACTTTCCTGGGACTTCTGTAAAAGATTCCTGGGAAGATTTTTCAG ATGTGTATCAATGGGCTGATTTGTCAGGGAAGATGACGATCAGGGTCTGCTTATTTTTCCCACTGGAGACTTGGTCACGTTTACGT GATCTTATTAACAATGTTGGCCAATCTATGAGCCAGTGGATTTATTTGGGTGGGGTTAAAGCATTTGCTGATGGGTCTTTGGGTTCTCGTAGCGCACTTTTCTATGAG CCGTATGTTGATGAGCCTCATAATTATGGCTTACAAGTAGGAGATTATGAAAGTCTCCACAACCTGACCTTAGCATCAGATAGAGTTGGGCTTCAG GTTGCTATTCATGCTATAGGCGATCGAGCAAATGACTTGATCCTCGACATGTATGAGTCAGTCATTTCAAAAAACGGAGTGAAGGATCGAAGATTCAGG ATTGAGCATGCGCAGCATCTGGCACCTGGGACACCAGCCAGATTCGGTAAACTAGGGATTGTTGCTTCAGTACAG CCAGAGCACCTGTTAGCTGATGCCAAGTCTGTAAACAAAAAGCTTGGGATAGACAGGGCTCAGAGATCATATTTATTCCAGTCACTCTTGGGTAGCAATGTAGAATTGGCATTTGGCTCCGACTGGCCA GTTGTAGACATTAATCCTTTAGGTGGTATTAAGACGGCAATGAAAAGGATACCCCCGGCTTGGGATATTGCTTGGGTTCCATCAGAGAGCGTTTCTCTGAATGACTCACTGAAAGC GTATACTCTTTCAGCTGCTCGTGCATGCTTTCTTGACAGTGATCTGGGATCTTTGTCCCCTGGAAAACTGGCAGATTTTGTCGTACTTTCCATATATTCATGGGATGACTTTGTGGCAGAAGGATCTGCATCCATTGACGCAACTTATGTTGGTGGTGTACAAGCCTATCCGTGA